Genomic DNA from Salvia miltiorrhiza cultivar Shanhuang (shh) chromosome 1, IMPLAD_Smil_shh, whole genome shotgun sequence:
tGAATGACTTGATTGGTTGTGAAATGCGCGAATTTCAAATAGGGCCCGGTCTCGTAAAAATGCATCTACAGGATATCGAATTCGGCTGCCCCTCGTCATGTTCAGTGCGGATGGGAGAGGTGGCGGCGGCGAAGGGTGGGGTAAGGGGAGGGGGCgacggtggcggcggcggcagagggTGGCGGCGGGTGGTGGGGAGAGGGGAGTTAGGGTTTGGAGGTGGAGGAGGTtggagaagatgatgatgtgagtttttttttatatataaaattttcacgTGTCATAAATGTGTCACCGTGTCATTTCCGACTATCACCGTGTCATTTCCAGCGCATGCAtaagaaaaaattaatcatcgaacaaatttgagacaaaaatgaatggttatgtatttaaaagtaaattttttaaattatgagcaaaaatcaatttcgataaaacgttatgaatttacagacaactaactttaaaataaaataagaataaaaaataaaaaattggtgGTGAAATAGCAATAAAAAAGtaataaatatacatttttaTGTACATCTCAAAATAAAGCAAAAGACACACTCTTAAGTGCTGTATCAATATAACGCAGAGCCCAATGATTAACACCGGAAATGGTAGGATAGCATGAGCCACATCATTTTCTATAAATCTTTTCGGTTATGGAGCAATTGATccaaaattagctcaaatacACGGATTTCTACAAATCTattccacaattttatgtgACTCAGTCGCGACAGTATTTTACTaatattcattttaaaataaaaattacttattatacTAAAATGAATACTCATTAACATTAATAATTtgggttattgccataaaatacacaTAGTTTgccaattttctgatttataataTGACTTTAAAATTTGgctagaaaatacatcaattttaaatttaatcttaattttaacataatttaaatttatgaaaaataaaaatctatgcgacatattaatttttgttttaagtCTATGTGGCATGACCGCAACACACACCTCACacccacacacacaaacacacacctCACACCCACCCCCTAAACACACAcgacacacacacaacaccctctctctccctctcacgcCTACTGCGGAGGCCGGAGGCCGAGAGAGAAGAGGCGGGCGGCGTgtatgtgagtgtgtgtgtggtgtgtgtgtgtcagtgtgtgtttgtgtgtgtgggtGTGAGGTGTGTGTTGTGTCATGCCACATagatttaaaacaaaaattaatatgccatctacatttaaaataaaaattaacatgTCACATAGatctttatttttcataaattcaaattatgttaaaattaagattaaatttaaaattgatgtaTATTCTAGCCAAATtttaaagtcatgttataaattagaaaattgGCAAAGTAtgtgtattttatggcaataaccccttaataattattaaaatttgaagCTTGAAGAAATTCTATAgcgtaataaaaaaaaaactctactactccctccgtcccactccatgtctcctttcttttgggcacagagattaagaaatgtgtataaagtagataaagtgagtataaagtagataaagtgggttgttggatattatttaattattgagtataaagagagagtgtattgccaaaaaaggaatgagacatttggagtgagacaacccaaaatagaaaatgagacatttggagaggggtggagggagtaataaattattaaccaaatgaattaaaatcaaatatttaaagtAAAAAAGACCCTAGTTGGATAAACAAACTCtagtttataattataaattaaaatatttaaaatacaagaaacaaaatttgaaaagaaaaatcaaaaatggaaaaaaaaaattgcgagACACCAAAAAGTAGGATAGCTCTAATTAACTGTGAACAAACAGTACTACAAAATCTTATTTATATATAGCTGATCAGTTAATAAGAAACATACAATTACAAGAAAAGAAGAGATTATAGTAAAGGATGTCTGAAATTCAAATCCAATGCTTCATATATCCATTTCTTGCATCTCTAATCTTGTTATGGTGTATTAGCAGATGGTATCGCAAAGCAAATGGAATCAAGAATCCACCACCATCTCCACCAAAGCTACCGATACTCGGGAATCTCCATCAACTGCTGGGATCATTTCCTCACCAAAATCTGGACGCCTTAGCGAAAAAGCACGGACCTCTCATGCTTCTTCACTTTGGAAATGTTCCAGTGCTGATGGCCTCATCAGCTGACGCAGCGCGGGAGATCATGAGAGTTCATGATCTCACCTTCTCAAAGAGGCCGGTATACAAGGTTCACAGAAAGGTTGTCTACGATGGGAAAGATCTAACCTTCGCGCCTTATGGCGAATACTGGAAGCAAATGAGGGGGATTTTCGTGCTCAAGCTGCTGAGCAGCAAAAGGGTGCAATCTGTCCGTTGCATCAGGGAAGAAGAAACAGCCCTTTTCATGAAGAATGTCCAAGAGTCCAGTGGTGAGGTGAATCTGAGCCAGAGGTTTTATGAATACACTTATGATGTGATTTGCAGATCGGCTTTTGGAAACAAGTATAGTGGGAGTGAAATCGGGAAGAAATTCCTGCTTCTGGTAGCGGAGTTCTCTGAGATTTTGGGGGCTGTTGGTTTCGAAGATTTTGTTCCGTGGCTTGGTTGGATCGATCGTGTCAGCGGTTTTGATGAAAAGATCAATAGGGTTGCGAGAGGATTAGATGATTTTCTTGAGAATGTGATGCAGGAACGCCTCGATGGTGATCACAAGGAGCAGGAGAACTTCCTTGATATTATGCTTCAGATATACAAGGATAAGGCTGCTGATTTCTCCATTGACAGACAAAATATCAAAGCATTGATTTTGGTAAGAGCTTTTCACATCTACAATTTCACTTGTGTTCATATAGGGGACtgttggaattgtgttaaaaatgaaagtggggatttttgtcccacattagttttgctatcaaagtaggtggagacccttaggttatttaaggagttccaaggtctttgatacaattgcaccaatcactacctttagtcttgtgattacttctagtttgaaattccttactctttgttttagaggggtgagaggttttcaaaggcttgtaagagtgtagtggttgtgagtcgagagggtgagaaatactgtgtgattgtagaaatttatcaCATAGTAATTTTTCAGTGGGTCGTGGTtttttctccggatttggagtttccacgttaaattcttgtgttgttaaattgtgtctagttttttattcttatttcttgcttctaccaagtttggatggggaactgatttcccaacaattggtatcagagcctggctgaggtctcttgatattccaagtatgctctgtggttgcagcattGTCTGATCTTCCACATCAGAAAGGATTTCTTGAGAAAGATCCGGGCGGGGGTGTCTCTTGCGAGACGGCTGTTCATTTTGGTGGAGAAGCGGTACGTCAAGTCAACTTCAAGTCCAAATGAAGTTCGACGTGGAGAAATTCGATGGAATAATGAATTTTGGCTTGTGGCAAGTGCAAGTCAAGGATGTGCTGATACAATCTGGGTTACACAAGGCCCTGAAAGGAAAGCCCAGTGCAGATGATGACGCAAACAACAAGTCCGGTATGAGTGatgaagattgggaggatctAGATCTGAAGGCGGCAAGCACAATTCGTCTCTGCTTGGCCAAGAATGTACTTGCAAATGTACATGGGATTTCGAGTGCGAAGGAGCTTTGGGAAAAGCTGGAAGCTCTGTACCAAGCAAAAGGCATCTCGAATCGGTTGTATTTGAAGGAACAATTTCATACCTTACGGATGGATGAAGGTGTGAAGATTTCAGATCACTTGAGTATTCTCAATGGCATTATCTCTGAACTGGAGAGTATTGGAGcgaaaattgaagatgaggatAAGGCGTTGAGACTCATCTTGTCTCTTCCACGTTCCTATGAACACATGAAGCCAATATTAGTTTATGGGAAGGAAACTCTGGTCTTTGCTGAAGTCACGGGCAAACTTCGTTTGGAAGAAAGAAGGCTGATGAGTGAAGGACGTCCTTCATCGGAAAATTCAGCAATGGTGGCCTTTAGCAGAGGGAGGAAGAAAGACTCCAAGGGCGTTGTTTGTTGGAGGTGCGGAAAACCCGGCCATACGAAGCGAAACTGTCCAGGTGGAGCTTGTCAAGGTGAAGCGGATTCGGCAGAAAGCTCCGAACAAGCAGCTAACATCATTGTTGATGATGTCTTTTGAGGACATGAATATCCTTATGGCATGTCCAATGGCCATGATAGAGGATGTGACGATGTTAGTTGGACCACATGTGCATGGTTTTTGGCATGGATGCAGGTGTGTGGTGAAAAGTATGTCGATGGCTGATGACTTCTAGGAGGGCCAAAAGCTAGAAGGTTGCACCAAAATTTCAGCAAGGTTTTTTCGACATGTGCCGAAGTAAAATTCTTAGAATGGTTTATTCTAAGTGTTCtactggtggacgtcgtatcccaccaaaataattcctgcagaattatcaaaatatattagtatcgtgataagcagggtcgatcccacagagagcagataaaatcattcaattccctaaatctattaaatttttggtgatgccaccacgccttaactttgagaaaatattaattaactaagaatgcagaattaaatcaaataaaacacgcttgaagtaaatatatgaaaagggtaattcggttcaaataaatccactctaattcaactctgatcctcgacgcaataattaatcaatccatatcaaccaaccagttataggataccgtgaaacgcaacggacgtaccccaattcctacttactgtgtcgataaacagctggagacgccagacctgtttatttcccttattaaaatataacctagctggagacgccagacctagatttaatattctaatagcattaagataaaggaacccaatttataccaattatcctagagacgctagtaataattaatataccaattaattccccctacgaacatggtagttgtatcactaattagtccaattccaacaattacggattggcaggaactaattgactgtaatctaattaaacttaagttgatcaggcttaaataaaatcagaattatcttggaacctaggaattaatcggaatcaattttaaaccaattaggtctcacagatcattaaattagagtttcattattctcgccgaattaaaagaattagctactcatgcttaaattaaaaaaaatcaaataaataaaataaaacataataaaatatGCGAATAAAACTGAGagaataaattgcaagaaataaatcaatttgaagTAACCCAATACTCGTCTGCCTTCTTCGAATTCCAATCCAGCCGCAaattgatgaacaaaaataaacaagaaTTGAACTAACTAAAGCTTGGAAATCAAGAAACTAGTACGTGAGAATTGAATTGCATGAAGAATAAAGAAATTGCATGCATGGAAAATTGAAGGAAAAAGACGTCTGCCTTCAAAAAAACAAAAGTGTATCCCCACACTAAAACTAAGGTCAAAACCTCCTAATCAAAGTCTAATGTTGCGGTTGAATATAAAAAGTGTGAATATGTAATCTAAAGTTAAACctaaactaatatatatatgaggCCATGCGGCCCCTAACAAAATTAAGGAAATAAATTCCGGCCGCATAAACCAAgacatgggcttcggccctaaacttaattaatactcaaaataaaataaaactaagagttttgggcttcctaaaaaaatataacaagtaaATTAAAAGTCCAATCTCTACTTTCTTCCATCTTCACGTCAAATCCCATCGCAAATTCTTCTTTCTCCACTTTCTTCCAATTAGCAGCTCTATCTCCAATTCTtctcattcctgcgccaaaacatagcaaaacatgtaatatcacatgaaaccacggcaaaaacgcacactaaactaggtagctaaaatatacacatcaaatcccctcacacttagatcatacttgtcctcaagtatgaaataagagaagaattaatggtgAAATTCAGCCCCTAGAAGCAACTCCTTTCCTTGACACGAAGACTCTAGAAACGAAAGAACGGAAAACAGACACAACGACACATGCAAAGAACAGGAAAGTAAAAAGAGACGAGACAAGACACGACAAACCAAAAAAACTAGCCAAGCAACATCAAAGCATCAGGAGTGAAACagtctatcaaatcaaatcatgcaATTCACCATCACTTCCCAACTCTtgaactaagaacatgaacCTCCAAAATGTGCTTTCATTATCAATCTAGTCCAAATTAGGCAACAATGAGTGCAACTCTCACGCTCATTCAATCTCTCCATAAGATAAGGTAATTCTCACACAAGAAAAAACTCCAATTAGTCATGATATTTTGCAGTCACATTATGGCTAAAAAAGGTCTTTcttctttggttgtaatggggctaaaggactatcaatgatgtaggcaagatcctaggggtcctaagctcaaacaTTGAAGATCAATTATCGTGCATGCTCGAATCAAATCACACCCCAAGAAATCTAAACATATGAAGACTAACCTCCAAGTCTCCAACTCAACCATGGGCAACAACCATCAAACAACTCAATGCATGTATACTAATTCGACTTTGGTGCAacctttattttctctcttttttttttctttttttttctcttctttttttcttttcttttcttttttttctgttttctgttttctttttttctgttttccttttcttttctttcatattttttttttctgcaccACTCATTAAAACAAACACAATCATGCAAAGAATTCATCAAAAACAAACTGCCCAACTGTCAAAATCCTCCTCTGTTCGGCCAAACAGATCATCCGTCCTAGATTAAAATGCAATTTCGGCTCAgattctgtttgggcaaacaagtGTTCTTATGCACATTCCTCAAAAATTCACTTAAGATGTCATTCAATTCTAACATGCACAATGGGACCAAAGAGAAAGTTCACAaaaaacaggccttggctatatatatatagtgactaATATGAACAATCACGGCAAGGCTCAAacatggctcactaggggttagtGTATGGGTAggaattcaaaagcaggccaaTTGGCTACCCTAGTGCCTCTTATCTTTACCACATATGACACACTTGATATCACGACTTCATGGATCATCAAATCtctcaaaacaaaaattagtagagagtgctctactctattaAGCTCAATACCTCACTTATGTGTAGTTTAGATTCACTCATCAACCTTATTTTGTCATTCCAGACATCATGTAATCAAAACACACATTGTCAATCAGAGGCTCTTAATTCTTAAGTCGGGAAAGATCAAATTATCACACATTTTCAATCTAACAGTATGCTTCACAACTGCACTTATCAATTACTTTGGCTAGAAGACTCACAAGACTCAACATAAACTgacttaacaagcaaagactcaACAATgcccccctcacacttaaatttttgcttgccctcaagcaaaacaaaataaagcatAAGTAAAGGGTAACGAAAAACACAGAACACACTCAAAACAGAAAAACCAACACAAGaacaaacaaaacgaaaaggaaaaaggaaaggaATCACCGCGTGCGCTGCCGCCGCAGCTCCTGTCTGATCGTGGCGCTCAGGTTGGCTATGCTCTCCTGCAATGCTGTGACGTGCCCGTCCATCCTCGCAAACTGCTGCGTCACCTCTGCTCGGAACTGCCCAAACTCATCTCGCAAACTCTGAAGATCCAAACTCAAAGCTTCTAGTGAAACTGGACCTGCAGGAACACCCATGCTCGGGGGGTTCTCCCCCGGCTCATAAAAGCAAGGCTCGCCATCCGAGTTAAAGTAGAACACTCGGGCGGCGGCTAGGACGTCAATATCAAAGCGGGTGGGTGCCTGTGAGGAAATTCTTCCGTCGACGTGTGTTGAGTGCCTTACACATTGCCTCGTCTGGGAAGTTCAGTAATTCCTCGATTTCAGCAGGGTCCGAGAACTCGACCGGGAACTTTTGTGCAGCGGCATCATCTCCTATTTGGGCGGAGGAGGCGTCTGAGTCGGCGAACGATTCCGAAGCGGAATCGGAGCCATCCTCCATCTCGTAGTCATCATCGGGAGAACCGGAGTCATCGGAGTCGGCTGCGGTGCTTGGACCAGCGGCGGTGGCTGCCGAGCGCGCCCTGGTGCTGCGacgcggcggtggtggcggagCTAGGGCTGCTGTCGGGTTCTGTGGTGGCTGGGCGGCTGCTGTCGGGTTCTGTGGTGGCTGGGCGGTTGATGAAGAGGGAgcggcggctagggtttgggcctcAGCGGTTGACGGCGACCTTGGTGCCGGCGGCAGGACCGCGGCATTGGCGAGAGCGCGCTCGGCGGCGGTTGGGAGGAGTG
This window encodes:
- the LOC131011762 gene encoding cytochrome P450 71A8-like codes for the protein MSEIQIQCFIYPFLASLILLWCISRWYRKANGIKNPPPSPPKLPILGNLHQLLGSFPHQNLDALAKKHGPLMLLHFGNVPVLMASSADAAREIMRVHDLTFSKRPVYKVHRKVVYDGKDLTFAPYGEYWKQMRGIFVLKLLSSKRVQSVRCIREEETALFMKNVQESSGEVNLSQRFYEYTYDVICRSAFGNKYSGSEIGKKFLLLVAEFSEILGAVGFEDFVPWLGWIDRVSGFDEKINRVARGLDDFLENVMQERLDGDHKEQENFLDIMLQIYKDKAADFSIDRQNIKALILDVFAAGTDTSSIVLEWAMTELLRNPSIMRKLQKEVREIVKQGDDIRDEDLEKMQYLKGVIKETFRYHPPIPLLLPRIAADDLKMKGFDVAAGTVAMVNVWAIGRDPASWDEPQIFKPERC